ACTGCCCGACTGAGGAAACGTTGATCCGTTCGAAGCTGCACACGATCGTTCCCGCCGAAAGTCTCGAGTTCAACCTGTTGCAACGTGTATTGACCGTTGAGCACCCGCGCGACGCGTTGGACGACATCGTCGCCGCGCTCGCTTCACTCGGCTTCACCCCCGAAATACAACCGCATGACGATACGCGCACCGTGCCGCCGCCGGCGCATACGCATACAGCACGGCGCTGGCCGCTCGTGGCGGCCGGCATTGCCGCGCTGTCGGCTGAGGCGTTGACCTGGCTGGGTGCACCCGACTGGACTACGGCGGCGCTCGCGGCGCTCGCCGTGCTCGGTGCTGGCCTGCGCACCTACCACAAAGGCTGGATCGCGATTCGTCACGGTAACCTGAACATCAACGCGTTGATGAGCGTCGCGGTGACCGGCGCCTTCGCGCTGGGTCAATGGCCGGAAGCCGCTATGGTGATGGTGTTGTTTACGATCGCCGAACGCATCGAGGCTGCTTCGCTGGAGCGCGCACGACGTGCGATCGAGCGTCTGGTTGCGCTCGCGCCCGATAAGGCGAGCGTGCAACAAGCCGACGGCAGTTGGCGCGTCGTAGACGCGCGCACCGTGCCAACCGGTGCACGGGTGCGCGTGAAGCCAGGCGAGCGGATTGCGCTTGATGGCTGTATCGTGTCGGGCCGCTCAGCGGTCGATCAAGCCTCGATCACCGGCGAGAGCCTGCCGGTGGACAAGCAGGTCGGCGACGCGGTGTATGCTGGGACGCTCAATACATCGGGTTCTTTCGACTATCGCGTCACCTTCCCCGCCACGCAAAGCACGCTGGCCCGCATTGTGCAAGCGGTCGAGCAAGCACAGGCGTCCAAGGCGCCGATTCAACGTTTTGTCGACCGCTTTGCGAGCGTGTACACGCCGGTCGTGTTGGCATTGGCACTGCTGGTCGCGGCCGTGCCGCCGCTGCTTGGCCATGCCGCGTGGACGGCGTCGGTCTACAAAGCACTGGTGCTACTGGTCATCGCCTGCCCATGCGCGCTAGTCATCTCCACCCCTGTCACGATTGTCAGCGCGCTGGCGGTCGCCGCCCGCCACGGCATCCTAGTCAAAGGCGGCCGCTACCTGGAACAAGGGCACCGCCTGGCATGGCTCGCACTGGACAAGACCGGTACCCTAACCGTGGGGCGTCCGCAGCAAACCGATTTTGAGCCATGTGCGACAGTGGATGCCGCGCGCTGTCGCCAGTTGGCGACGAGTCTTGCCGCCCGCTCAGACCATCCTGTCTCCGCCGCGATCGCCGCCGCCGGTGCCGCCGGCCCGCAACACTTGGTCGTCGACGACTTTGGCGCGCTGCCCGGACGCGGCGTGCACGGCACTATCGACGGCGTGCGCTACTGGCTCGGCAACCGCCGCCTGGCTGAAACGCTCGGATGCCGCTATGCGAAGCTCGATGCGAAGCTGGACAGCTTGGAGCGGCAAGGTAAGACGGTCGTGATGCTCATGGACGAACGCCGCGTTCTCGCCTTATTCGCGCTTGCCGACACCCTGAAGCCCACCAGTCGCGAGGCTGTTGCACAGTTGCATCGACTCGGCGTGCGCACGCTCATCCTGAGTGGCGATAATCCGCATACCGCGCAGACCATCGCGGCCCAGGCCGGCATCGACGAGGTTCGCGGCAACCAATTGCCAGACGACAAGCGCCGCGCGATTGAGTCACTGACCGGAACGCGCCATGCGGTGGGTATGGTGGGTGATGGCATCAACGACGCGCCTGCGCTCGCGCGCGCCGATATCGGCTTTGCCATGGGCGCATTAGGCGCTGGCGCCGCGATCGAGACCGCCGACGTCGCACTGATGGACGATGATCTGCGCAAGGTTGCCGTATTCATCCGGCTATCGAAGGCCACGCGTCGCATCCTAACGCAGAACATCGTTGTCGCGCTGGGGCTCAAGGGCGCATTTCTGGCGCTCACGCTGGCCGGCTACGGTACGATGTGGATGGCCGTATTCGCCGATGTCGGTGCAAGCCTGTTGGTCGTGGGCAACGGGCTCCGGCTGTTGCGTCGCTAGGCGGACTGCATCGCAGCTCCATTGACACGGAGCTGCGATGCAATCTCATGGACGAATCCCGCTGCCGCCCTCGCATTACTCGATCGGGCGCATGATGCGGCCAGCCGCTGACGGCAATCCGCCACGCGTGCGCCCGCTTTAGCGGCGGTATGGGGCGGATTCGGCATACAGTCGATCAAACTCTGCGGCGTAGGCGCTGGCCAGCGCCGGCGCACCACGAAACACGTTGAAATTCTCCGCGTTCTTGCGGTCACCCGCCCGGGTAAAGTTCATCGAACCAAACGCTACCACATCGTCCACCACGATGAACTTGTGGTGCATGATGGGATAGCGCGAGTCGATCCGCACGTCGATGCCGGCATTAGCCAGATAGGTTGCCCCACTATATTTGCCGGTCTCGTTAGATTTGTCCAATACCACGCGCACCTGGACACCGCGCACACGGGCGTTGCGCAAGGCCTTTGCGATGTCGGGTGACGTGAATGCATAGCCAGCCAGCCAGACCCGGCGCTTGGCACCGTCGATCAGCGCCGCCGCGGCGGCGCCCGCTCCGCCATCCGGTGAGAAATACGTATCGACCGTCGCGTTCTGAATGCGCAGGGGCGCCGCTTCGGTAAGGGTTGTGGCGCACGCGAGGGCCACGAGACAATGGATCAGTACTTTCATGGGCGGCGATTTTAGCCGGATATGTTGTCCCACGAGAACGTCCTTTCGCATCCCAGTTCGGCTAAACCCTACGACAAACGACTGCCGGTCCATGTACCTAGCGACCACGCTGGACGAAATAGTTCGTATAACGTTTAGTTAGCGATGCGGGGGCGGCATGCTGGTTTACATTTCGTTGCCGACGGACATCGCCGGAACCCAGCGCCCAGTTAGAGGCCCGGCTGCGCCGCGCATGCATGCTTACTTTGCACGGACCGAACATTCTCACGTTGCGCTGACAAATCTAACACCGCCTCCTTGTTTAGCATTTTCGATGCTGGTAAAATCGCTTGTTCTCGGAGAGATGGATGAGTGGTTTAAGTCGCACGCCTGGAAAGCGTGTATAGGTTAATAGCCTATCGGGGGTTCGAATCCCCCTCTCTCCGCCACCGACACCTAATCGATTGAGCCCAGGACGTTTTTCAATCGGCTCTCGCCATAGTCTCCCTGATTGGGGATATCCGCACTATGGAAGTTCCTCCCGCGTTGCAAGACGCCGGCACGGTGTCTACGATTTCCCCATGCACTAAAACCGAGCACGGTCGCCGCAAGGAGCGGCGCGTGTGTTTGAACACCGAGGAGCCGGTGTTTGCGCATGCCGCAGCCATTAAGCTCTCGAAGAAAATGCAAAAGGCGGCATCTCGGTCGAGAAGCTCATCCAGCTATGTTACTCACAGAGGGACAAGCTCAAGTCCAAGACGCTCTACGAGTACGGCAACTATCACCGACCTCTTCCTGTTCTCCCGGACACATCGACGTGCACCGCTCAGTTCGCGGCCATGCGCAGGATGGGCTTTAGGGTGACCCCCTTGGTACTGTCTTCAGCGGCCTGATTGATCTGTTCTAGAGAATAGAACTTGACCAGGCGGTCGAATGGGAACCGGCCCTGCTGATAGAGCTTGACTAACTGAGGGATGAACACCGAAGGTACGCTGTCGCCCTCGACGATGCCACGGATGCTACGCCCGCCCAGCAGCAGATTGTTGACGTCGAAGGTGGCCCGGGTGCCAAGCTTTGGCGCACCGACAATACCGATGGTGCCTAAGCCACTCAGCGCCTCGATGCCAGCTTCGAGCACTTCCGGCCTTCCAGTGGATTCGAGTGCGAAATCGGCGCCGCTGCCGGTTATCTCACGTACTGCCTCGACAATATTAGCCTCTCGGCTGTTCACCGTATGGGTGGCCCCCAGTTCTCTCGCCAGTTCCAGCCGCGAAGACACGACATCAATAGCAATGATGGTGGTCACACCTACCACGCGTGCGGCCATCACCGCGCTTAACCCCACCGCACCGGCGCCATAGGCGGCAAAGCTGCTACCCAGGCGCACCTTCATCGAATTGATCACCGCGCCTGCGCCGGTCTGGATGCCACATCCCAGGGGACCGAGCAACTCCAGCGGGGCATCAGTGGGCACCTTGATGGCGTTGTGCTCGCGCGCGAGCGCGTAGGTGGCAAAAGAGGACTGGGCGAAGAAATGATCGTGTAGCGGTTCGCCCTCGGGTGTCTGCAGCGCGGTATGGCCATGGGCATCGCTGCTCCCGAAGTTAAGCGGATAGAAATCCTTGCAGTAAGCTTTGTGGCCGCTGGCGCAAGGGTTGCAATGACCGCAGGCGCCGTAGGTCAGCACCACATGGTCACCGGCCTTCAAGTTCTTGACGGTCGGGCCGACCTGCTCGACGATCCCCGCGCCTTCATGGCCGAGTACCGCCGGCAGCGGTACAGGGTAGTGCTGGTCACGCATGATTAGGTCAGTGTGGCACAGGCCAGTGGCAACCACACGCACCAGAACTTCGTCCCCCTGTGGCCCCCGGATGCGCGCCGGTTCGATGGTGAAAGGCTGTTGCGGAGCACGTGCCACCGCCACCGTGATATTGTGCAAACCTGTCGACGCATTCATGGTCTAGTCCTCTTCAGAGTAGGCAGGCAGATGCCTGTCCCTTAACGGTCAGCCACTGCCCTTGAGTGAACTCCTCCTAGTTTGCCGGGCCGCCGATACTGCGGCCGTTGCCCGATGCGCCGACGCCGTCAAACGGAGTGACCACCTCGTCGTTGATGGTCTGATCGTTGATGTGCAGCAAGCCCGCGCGCAGGCGCTCGCCCAGCTTGAAGGCGCGCCCGACATCGCTGGACACAATCGCCATCGACAGACCATACTCGCCATCCCCGGCGCCGAACGGCAGTCGCAGCTCGCGTATTGCAATGCGTGCAGGCCTTCGGGGGATTGCAGGCACGACGAATAGCATGGCAAACCTATCGCATACAAAATGTGACACACGCCTCTCATCAATGTCTGAGTGGGAAGCGATGTGGATGTTTGCTAAGGTTCCCGTACAGCCGTGGCGCCGGCAACGGTGCCGCACGGCGAGCCTTACTTCACGATTGCGTATCGCCTCCCACGAGATGGAGCACGATATCGACGCCACGCACCGTTCGCTCGAAATCATCCGCGGCATAGTCGATAACCGTCGATGCACCCAGATTTGACGTATTCAAGGTTGCGTGCCAATGCCATAGCAACGACTCCCGCCCCGGCAATCTTCGCGACTTGCACAGCGGCACCGCCCACGCTGCCCACCGCGCCGTGAATCAGGACTTTCTGTCCGGCGCGCAGATTGCCGTGGTCATGCAGTGCCTGCCACGCGGTCAGGACCGTAGTGAGAATACCGCCTGCTTCAAGCACGTTGCGTCCATGCGCAATGACCGTTCCTGCCGCGTCTACGCCCGGGGTAAAAGGCAACGGCAGGGGAATGAACGCCTTCATCATGCCCGTGGCTATCCTTTAGTCGACCGAGTTGACTGCGGTGCTAGCCATGTCGATCAGCACCTCCATCGTCGGCACGCGGCTCTTCAACGCTCTGCAGCACGAGCAATTCGGGACCGCCGTAGGCTGCAACACGGATAGCTTTCACGAGCTTTTCCATAGGTGGTCAATACCGCTGTTCAGTCAAGGCCGACAATGGCAGCGTCGAGCGCCTTCGCGGCCTGTATCGGATCAAAATATTCGCGCAGATGCACGATCTTGCCTGCCCGCGCATCCAAAAACACCACGTACTCCTGCCGATACACTCGGCCGGTCGGTTTGATCAAGCCTTCGGCGCATACCTGCGCAACTGCGTGCTGGGGCTTCGCCCCAGCGACAATACGCAGATCAAAGAAACGGAAATCAGCGACCGCGCCAACGAACCAGGAGGCGTGGCTAAAAACCTCTTCCCGGCCGTTAAGCCGGGTTGGATGTCCGATACCAACTGCGTAGGGCAATTCCCACACTATGTCGTCGGCAATCAGCTTCTGCCACGCAGCATTGTCGTCAACAAGCAAATGGAGGTGCTGCTGTAGCAATTCAGCGGCGGTGCTCATGGTATTTCCTGGGTCAAAAGTTGATTAAATCTCGAAGCTGCCGATGGTCATGCCCCACCCACTACGAGCATGTGGCGGGCCATCGCTTCGATGTGGCCATACGAAGAGTAATAGAGGATCGGGACCTTAGCCATTGCAACTCCTTGAGTAGTAGCGCGTTCCTGAAGAAGGTCTCCGGACATTGCAAGGTTCTTGAGGAAATGGAACATCGGATTCTGATCGCCCATCGACTAATCGGCAACCGCGCACTCGAGTTTTGCGATGCATTGCTTGGTCGATGGGATCCACACGTCAAGACGGCATCGCCGTGAGCTCAAATGCCCTGAATTGAATGACATTCAAGCAACCATGAAATGGAGTGCTAGGCCTAGCGTTACTTGAGCGCCACGCTCATTCCACCATCTGCCATCACGACTGCGCCGACGATATAGCTGGCTTTGTCGGACGCCAGAAAGGCGATCACTTCGGCAATTTCGCGCGGCTGCGCCGCGCGTCTGATCGGCGCATTCTTGCCATGCTCGGCGAGGAATGCGGGACCATCCTTGTGAATGTGGTTCGTGATATTCGTTACCGCGTCGCCGGACCCTACCGCATTGACGCGAATGCCATGATCGATCGCCTCAAGCGACATGGCACGCGTCAACTGGGCTAGCGCGCCTTTGGACGCTGCGTATGCAGCGATAAGCGGGAACGCCTGGTAGCAAGCGTATGAACCCACGTTGACGATGGCGCCTGTGCGCGCCGGCATCATCGCGCGCATGGCCTCACGCGAGAACAGGAATGCGCCCGTGGCATTCACGGCCTGCACGCGATTCCAGTCCTCGAGCGTCATGTCAACGACTAGTTTGTTGATGATGATCGCGGCGTTGTTGACTAGAATGTCGAGCTTACCAAACTGCTGCATTGCGGTAGCCACCGCGCGTACCGCACTTTCCTCGTGCGCGACGTCGGCAATGAGCGGGATAATTCCCGGCCTGGTCAACGCTTGGACATCGGCGCACCGGTCAACGGCGATCACGCTGGCGCCTTGAGCATGCAGCAGTTCCGTGGTGGCGAGCCCAATGCCGCTGGCGGCGCCGGTGACGATAGCGATCTTGCCGTCGAAAGACTGCATGGCGGAAGTTTGTGAAGTCATGAGAATGCTCCTGAGGGGATAAAAATTTCAATAGGGGCTTGCGGTCGGGCGCACCACGATCTCGCTGACGTCAACGTCAGCCGGCTGCTCAATCGCATAGGCCACGGCACGCGCTATCGCGTCGGGTGTCAGCGCGATGCGTCATGCTGTGTGCCCCATTTCATAAGCTGTGGAGGTTCGCTTGATGAAGAAGCCGTGTGCCCTTTCCATGAACGGACGAGGTAGCGGTTGCGGCGTCTTCCGGCACCTAAGCTGAACCGTGCAGCCGATGACCCATCTTAAAAACCGCGGGCGCGAGCGCGAATACACGTGACGATGACGGTATTGCCTATTCCTATCAAAATAGAGGCGTGCCCATCGATTAGAGCGGTTACAATTTTCTTCGCCTCAGCCGCCAGGAAAGACCCTCGTGACAGCTACCGACGATCCGATTTCCGTAAAGATGGTGAACCTGCTCGAGCGGCTGGCGCCGAACGAGGGATACACGCAGTCCGCCCTGGAAAGCGTGCGGTTCATGCGCTCTAACCGGCCGTTAGGGCGCACGCCCGTGTTATATGAGCCGAGTATTGTGATCGTCTGCCAGGGCCGCAAGCTGGGGTTCCTTGGCGATCAAGTCTATGTTTACGATGCACAGCACTACCTTGTCTTGTCGGTGCCATTGCCGTTCTCCACGGAAACTGAGGCGAGCGAGTCGGAACCAATGCTGGCCGTATCGCTGCGGCTCGACTTGACCGAGTTGGCCGACCTCATTCTGATGATCGATCAGTCAGGTTGCCATCAGCAAGAAGCGCCGCTTGGAATCTTATCGACGCCGTTGGACGGCGATTTGGCCGATGCCACCTTCCGCCTGCTTCGGGCATTGACGTCACCCCTTGATGCACAGGTATTAGGGCCCACGATCGTTCGTGAAATTTGCTATCGGGTGCTGGTCGGGCAGCAAGGCGGAGCGCTGAGGACAGCACTCGCCCATCAGGGGCGATTTGGAAGAGTGGCGAAGGCGCTGCGCCGGATCCACGCCGACTATGCCCAGCCATTGGATGTCAGCTCTCTCGCAAACGAAGCTGGGATGAGCGTGCCAGCTTTTCATGCCAACTTTCGCGCCGTCACGCTCACCTCGCCGATCCAATATATCAAATCGACACGTTTGCATCAGGCTCGGCTGATGATGATCCGCGACGGCTTGACGGCTGCGTCCGCGTCGGCGCGCGCGGGCTACGAGAGCCCATCTCAGTTCAGTCGGGAGTTCAAGCGGTTTTTTGGACGCTCGCCCGTCGAGGAAGCGCGGGATATGCGAGCTTCGTTCGCACTGTCGCCCGCAACCCAACTCGACGTTTTTGCAGCGCCTAATTGACGGGAACGCCTATTTACGGACCAGGGCGCGAACAAAGGTCGATGGCATCTTGATAAATCGGTCTGGAGGTACCTCAAGCGCTCCCACGCTGGAACCGGACAATCTTGCCAATTCGGCCTGTTGACGGGTGCTTATTTTGAGCCAGCATTGTGACATTTGCGAATCCTTTGCTAGCAGCAGCAGTGGGTCGCTAGCGCGCATCGATCAACTCTGATATCTGGACCGACTATGCTCATTTCCCCCCTTCGCACTAGAGCGTGGTCAGAGGCAAAGAAGGGCTTTATCCTGCTGCCGCGCCGATGGGTCGTCGAGCGCAGTCTCGGATGGCTCAATCGCTTTTGAAGACTCGCTCGCGACGACGAGCGTTTGCCTGAAACGCTCGTCGGCTTGCATTTCGCCGTCTTTGCCATGCTCATGCGCGTTCATGCCGCGCCCATCTTGCAAAGTGCATAACACGCTCTAGGAAATCACGGTGTCAGGTATTCACTGGATTGACTGGTAATCCCAAGGGTTGATAACAGTAAGCCCGGCCGCCTCGAAGGGACTGGTATCGCGTGTTGCTACGATAAATCCTTTGGAGACCGCAATAGCACCAATATATCCGTCTGGCGTCGGAAAACCCTTTTCGGCCGTACGGGCCTTCACCGCCAGCTCGGCATAGTGGCGAGCCGCTTCGGTATCGAATGTCAACACGCGCTCGCCAAACAGCTCGAGCAAGCCGTCCAAGGCTACGCCCGGGCCCTTCTTGCGCCTCCCGTCCGGAAGCACACCGATGCCAAACAGCAACTCGGCCAACGTCACACTGGAAAGGTAAAGGGTTTCCGCCACCTGCTCATTCAACCAGGCCCGCACGGCCGGATCGGGTTCGGGTTTCATCGCCTCGGAGACGACATTCGTGTCCAAGACGATCATTCAAACCCCACCGGCTCCGCCGGCATCTTGTCGCGTACCTGGTCTAACAGTGCGAAATCATCGTTCGTTAACCCCACGCGGCGGCCAAGCTCCGCCAGCGCGTCGCCCATGCGGACACGCTTTTCCGACTTCACCGCATTTTCAAGAATCTCGCGGACCTCCGCCTCTGTGCTGCGGCCATGCACGGCGGCTCGCAGGCACAGAGC
This region of Mycetohabitans endofungorum genomic DNA includes:
- a CDS encoding heavy metal translocating P-type ATPase, whose product is MVDRHFARSPQATSVDIEHERRSQAPCHAHATTREHDTCCASPHTGNRSHADICHADAVTQAAYSPGADSSSAARARDGDEMAATDTVRTRILIRQMDCPTEETLIRSKLHTIVPAESLEFNLLQRVLTVEHPRDALDDIVAALASLGFTPEIQPHDDTRTVPPPAHTHTARRWPLVAAGIAALSAEALTWLGAPDWTTAALAALAVLGAGLRTYHKGWIAIRHGNLNINALMSVAVTGAFALGQWPEAAMVMVLFTIAERIEAASLERARRAIERLVALAPDKASVQQADGSWRVVDARTVPTGARVRVKPGERIALDGCIVSGRSAVDQASITGESLPVDKQVGDAVYAGTLNTSGSFDYRVTFPATQSTLARIVQAVEQAQASKAPIQRFVDRFASVYTPVVLALALLVAAVPPLLGHAAWTASVYKALVLLVIACPCALVISTPVTIVSALAVAARHGILVKGGRYLEQGHRLAWLALDKTGTLTVGRPQQTDFEPCATVDAARCRQLATSLAARSDHPVSAAIAAAGAAGPQHLVVDDFGALPGRGVHGTIDGVRYWLGNRRLAETLGCRYAKLDAKLDSLERQGKTVVMLMDERRVLALFALADTLKPTSREAVAQLHRLGVRTLILSGDNPHTAQTIAAQAGIDEVRGNQLPDDKRRAIESLTGTRHAVGMVGDGINDAPALARADIGFAMGALGAGAAIETADVALMDDDLRKVAVFIRLSKATRRILTQNIVVALGLKGAFLALTLAGYGTMWMAVFADVGASLLVVGNGLRLLRR
- a CDS encoding phospholipase D-like domain-containing protein; translation: MKVLIHCLVALACATTLTEAAPLRIQNATVDTYFSPDGGAGAAAAALIDGAKRRVWLAGYAFTSPDIAKALRNARVRGVQVRVVLDKSNETGKYSGATYLANAGIDVRIDSRYPIMHHKFIVVDDVVAFGSMNFTRAGDRKNAENFNVFRGAPALASAYAAEFDRLYAESAPYRR
- a CDS encoding NAD(P)-dependent alcohol dehydrogenase, which gives rise to MNASTGLHNITVAVARAPQQPFTIEPARIRGPQGDEVLVRVVATGLCHTDLIMRDQHYPVPLPAVLGHEGAGIVEQVGPTVKNLKAGDHVVLTYGACGHCNPCASGHKAYCKDFYPLNFGSSDAHGHTALQTPEGEPLHDHFFAQSSFATYALAREHNAIKVPTDAPLELLGPLGCGIQTGAGAVINSMKVRLGSSFAAYGAGAVGLSAVMAARVVGVTTIIAIDVVSSRLELARELGATHTVNSREANIVEAVREITGSGADFALESTGRPEVLEAGIEALSGLGTIGIVGAPKLGTRATFDVNNLLLGGRSIRGIVEGDSVPSVFIPQLVKLYQQGRFPFDRLVKFYSLEQINQAAEDSTKGVTLKPILRMAAN
- a CDS encoding nuclear transport factor 2 family protein, with the translated sequence MSTAAELLQQHLHLLVDDNAAWQKLIADDIVWELPYAVGIGHPTRLNGREEVFSHASWFVGAVADFRFFDLRIVAGAKPQHAVAQVCAEGLIKPTGRVYRQEYVVFLDARAGKIVHLREYFDPIQAAKALDAAIVGLD
- a CDS encoding SDR family NAD(P)-dependent oxidoreductase, translated to MTSQTSAMQSFDGKIAIVTGAASGIGLATTELLHAQGASVIAVDRCADVQALTRPGIIPLIADVAHEESAVRAVATAMQQFGKLDILVNNAAIIINKLVVDMTLEDWNRVQAVNATGAFLFSREAMRAMMPARTGAIVNVGSYACYQAFPLIAAYAASKGALAQLTRAMSLEAIDHGIRVNAVGSGDAVTNITNHIHKDGPAFLAEHGKNAPIRRAAQPREIAEVIAFLASDKASYIVGAVVMADGGMSVALK
- a CDS encoding AraC family transcriptional regulator — translated: MVNLLERLAPNEGYTQSALESVRFMRSNRPLGRTPVLYEPSIVIVCQGRKLGFLGDQVYVYDAQHYLVLSVPLPFSTETEASESEPMLAVSLRLDLTELADLILMIDQSGCHQQEAPLGILSTPLDGDLADATFRLLRALTSPLDAQVLGPTIVREICYRVLVGQQGGALRTALAHQGRFGRVAKALRRIHADYAQPLDVSSLANEAGMSVPAFHANFRAVTLTSPIQYIKSTRLHQARLMMIRDGLTAASASARAGYESPSQFSREFKRFFGRSPVEEARDMRASFALSPATQLDVFAAPN
- a CDS encoding type II toxin-antitoxin system VapC family toxin, translating into MIVLDTNVVSEAMKPEPDPAVRAWLNEQVAETLYLSSVTLAELLFGIGVLPDGRRKKGPGVALDGLLELFGERVLTFDTEAARHYAELAVKARTAEKGFPTPDGYIGAIAVSKGFIVATRDTSPFEAAGLTVINPWDYQSIQ
- a CDS encoding FitA-like ribbon-helix-helix domain-containing protein — translated: MHRALCLRAAVHGRSTEAEVREILENAVKSEKRVRMGDALAELGRRVGLTNDDFALLDQVRDKMPAEPVGFE